The Osmerus eperlanus chromosome 12, fOsmEpe2.1, whole genome shotgun sequence genome has a segment encoding these proteins:
- the tbc1d24 gene encoding TBC1 domain family member 24, producing the protein MTENDYGSFVDWNQMGDLATPSGPSNVDCKDLKVFKQMARSGHWAKNHNLRAQVYQQLIKAIPCRTVTPDAEVYRDLMGDALSKKPSSTIPLPEFVDGNLVPHYSLKTEAVASVHRIISCLAGQFPDISHCPALPAMTALLLHFSADEAQCFEHISRLLACNEPGRRLMDQTFLAYESSCMTFGDLANKYCPAAHKLIVVTAQDVLEVYSDWQRWILGDLPFAHVARVLDVFLVEGYKVLYRVALALLKFYRKQKAGAQPAGGQAQDSAGVRDDIQTFVKGIGSVVTPDKLLEKAFSIRLFSRKEITLLQLTNEKSLQQKGITVKQKRRNVQLALNPDTFSSEIVSTKEMHDIWSWIPERFALCQPQLLFTTSNHGCSLNRFYSHCEGYEPTLMLIRTTDHDVCGAFLSTDWEERKRGGNKLSFFGTGECFVFRLKPEMERYEWVVIRHPELVSSIKPPAPGEDPEQPQDEASSQGHNSEGNSLPVERQAADPSERLSPFLSARHFNLNSRNTSMFMAGNFDSIIVGGGDGNALYIDSELNHGRTGRCSTFDNPPLCAESFQVALLEVWGFQDSMAS; encoded by the exons ATGACCGAGAATGACTATGGCAGCTTTGTGGACTGGAACCAGATGGGTGACCTGGCCACCCCCAGCGGTCCCTCCAATGTAGACTGCAAGGACCTGAAGGTGTTCAAGCAGATGGCCAGATCGGGCCACTGGGCCAAGAACCACAACCTCCGTGCCCAGGTCTACCAGCAGCTCATCAAGGCCATCCCCTGTCGCACCGTCACCCCGGACGCCGAGGTGTACCGTGACCTGATGGGCGACGCTCTCTCCAAGaaaccctcctccaccatcccgCTGCCGGAGTTTGTGGATGGCAACCTGGTGCCGCACTACTCCCTCAAGACGGAAGCAGTGGCATCCGTGCATCGGATCATTTCCTGTCTCGCCGGCCAGTTCCCAGACATCTCCCACTGCCCCGCCCTGCCCGCCATGACGGCGCTCCTGCTGCATTTCAGTGCCGACGAGGCCCAGTGTTTCGAGCACATCAGCCGACTCCTGGCCTGCAACGAGCCTGGCCGCCGCTTAATGGACCAGACTTTCCTGGCTTACGAGTCCAGCTGCATGACCTTCGGTGACCTCGCCAACAAGTACTGCCCGGCGGCCCACAAGCTAATCGTCGTGACCGCCCAGGACGTTCTAGAGGTCTACTCTGACTGGCAGCGCTGGATTCTGGGGGACCTGCCCTTCGCCCACGTGGCAAGAGTCCTGGATGTGTTCCTGGTGGAGGGCTACAAGGTCCTGTACAGAGtggccctggccctgctcaAGTTCTACCGTAAGCAGAAGGCCGGGGCCCAGCCAGCCGGGGGCCAAGCGCAGGACTCTGCGGGGGTCCGGGACGACATCCAGACTTTCGTCAAGGGGATCGGCTCCGTGGTGACCCCCGACAAGCTCCTGGAAAAGGCCTTCTCCATCCGCCTCTTCAGCCGCAAGGAGATCACCCTGCTGCAGCTGACCAACGAGAAGTCCCTGCAGCAGAAGGGCATCACCGTCAAACAGAAGAG ACGGAACGTACAGCTGGCGCTGAACCCAGACACCTTCTCCTCGGAGATTGTCAGCACCAAGGAGATGCACGACATCTGGTCGTGGATCCCTGAGCGCTTCGCGCTGTGCCAGCCGCAGCTCCTGTTCACCACCTCCAACCACGGCTGCAGCCTCAACAG GTTCTACTCTCACTGCGAAGGTTATGAACCCACTCTGATGCTCATCAGGACCACTGACCATGAT gtgtgtggagCTTTCCTTTCTACTGACTGGGAGGAGcgcaagagaggaggaaacaaACTAAGCTTCTTTGGGACAGGGGAATGCTTCGTCTTTAGG CTGAagccagagatggagaggtatGAGTGGGTTGTGATTCGCCATCCCGAGCTAGTCTCTTCCATAAAGCCCCCGGCCCCAGGCGAGGACCCGGAACAGCCCCAGGACGAGGCTTCCTCCCAGGGACACAACTCTGAAGGCAACTCCCTCCCCGTGGAGAGACAGGCCGCAGACCCCTCGGAGCGCCTGTCGCCCTTCCTCTCCGCCCGCCACTTCAACCTTAACTCCAGGAACACCTCGATGTTCATGGCCGGCAACTTTGACTCCATCATcgtgg GGGGAGGCGACGGTAATGCCCTCTACATCGACTCTGAGCTGAACCACGGACGAACGGGCCGATGCAGCACTTTCGACAACCCACCGCTGTGTGCAGAGAGCTTCCAGGTCGCCCTGCTGGAGGTGTGGGGCTTTCAGGACTCCATGGCCTCTtaa